From one Flavobacterium sp. N502536 genomic stretch:
- a CDS encoding N-acetylmuramoyl-L-alanine amidase family protein, whose protein sequence is MNRFNKIKVIFTFFLTILSFCAYSQANVFKVTLDAGHGDHDFGAVYSGRIEKNIALAIVLKVGKILEGSPNVHVIYTRKTDVFIDLVERANIANRANSNIFVSIHCNANKNTAADGTETYVMGLSKVASNLEAAKKENSVITLEKDYKRKYEGYDPNSPESMVGMTLMQEEYLDNSISLASKIEDNFDKLGKKLRQGGVKQAPFMVLHKAYMPRVLVETGFVSNPTEGNILNSEEGQNDIAKAIAEAILSYKSEYFGSGTPEIVEAKPAKDTSTPAKPKEVENTAAVKNAPKGTFFKVQLIASIKKTPLEPRNFKGLKNVTMLFENNIYKYFYQETSSYDAAKKYLEEAKDKGYGAAFLVATKDGEKISIQDAIK, encoded by the coding sequence ATGAATAGATTTAACAAAATTAAAGTAATATTTACTTTTTTTCTAACGATATTGTCTTTTTGTGCTTATAGCCAGGCAAATGTTTTTAAGGTAACACTTGATGCTGGACATGGTGATCACGACTTTGGGGCTGTTTACAGCGGACGAATTGAAAAAAATATTGCTTTGGCTATTGTTCTAAAAGTGGGTAAAATCTTAGAAGGAAGTCCAAATGTTCATGTGATTTATACGCGTAAAACAGATGTTTTTATCGATTTGGTCGAAAGAGCCAATATTGCCAACAGAGCCAATTCAAATATTTTTGTCTCTATACATTGTAATGCCAATAAAAATACTGCTGCAGACGGAACAGAGACCTACGTAATGGGTTTGAGTAAGGTAGCATCGAATCTTGAAGCTGCGAAAAAAGAGAACTCCGTAATTACCTTAGAAAAAGATTATAAACGTAAATACGAAGGTTACGACCCAAACTCTCCTGAATCTATGGTTGGAATGACTTTAATGCAGGAAGAATATTTGGACAACAGTATTTCGCTGGCCAGTAAAATCGAAGATAATTTTGATAAACTGGGAAAAAAATTGAGACAGGGAGGTGTGAAACAAGCGCCTTTTATGGTACTTCACAAAGCCTATATGCCAAGAGTCTTAGTAGAAACAGGATTTGTATCTAATCCTACAGAAGGAAATATTTTAAATTCAGAAGAAGGACAAAATGATATTGCAAAAGCGATAGCCGAAGCGATTTTGAGTTACAAAAGTGAATATTTCGGTTCAGGTACTCCCGAAATAGTGGAGGCAAAACCGGCAAAAGATACTTCGACTCCGGCAAAACCGAAAGAGGTGGAAAACACTGCAGCGGTCAAAAACGCTCCAAAAGGTACATTCTTCAAAGTACAGCTTATCGCAAGTATTAAAAAAACACCACTAGAGCCTAGAAATTTTAAAGGACTTAAAAACGTAACAATGTTATTCGAAAATAATATTTACAAATATTTCTATCAGGAAACTTCAAGTTACGATGCTGCCAAAAAATATTTGGAAGAAGCTAAAGATAAAGGATATGGAGCCGCGTTTTTGGTTGCAACCAAAGATGGAGAAAAGATCAGTATTCAAGACGCCATTAAATAA
- a CDS encoding putative LPS assembly protein LptD: MTCQKTSHNFTKIAFKPLHTNLFNIVLLSFFLTLGCGNLYSQEIKNKKKSLPTVKQTDKPTTVAPAKPEAATTDTIKLDTVKAKKNFLDAVTKYKAKDYAKYDKKAKTLTLYNEAELYYKDVELKSGIIVLNMEKEEVYAGRIRDSAGVLIQYPNFKQGASEVQPDSIRFNFKTKKALIYNSRTEQGEFKIKAAVTKKENDSVYFLRGARFTTAKDIDNPEYYFQTNKVKFIPGKKVITGLTNMVIADVPTPLALPFAYFPMSQEKSVSGIILPSYNDSNTRGFSLQNGGYYFALSDNYDLTVLGDYYTNGSYAMRFESQYATKYKYRGNLNIRYENLINSERGYPDYSKEKIYNIQWSHSKDTKANPNSTFSASVNMGSSKYFKRSINQANAGSNLNNTLNSSISYNKTFNTIPQARISLTATHSQNTQTEKIDMTLPTLQASVDRVYPFVGKDGVKKGFIKNINFQYNLSGKNSISTTDSLFFKPQMFRDAKIGMQHSIPISTNFKLFKYFSAGASTNYQETWVTKTIARNYDATKGQAVTSTINGFDAFRTYNFSTNLGTTIYGTFNFGEDKKIQSVRHVMRPNITYSYTPSFNQYYDNYTVDATGKINTYSRFDEGIFGAPGNNNSNIVSFALSNTFEAKVRDRDSTKTEPKKIMLLNNLNFSTSYNFNADGKETLAWQPVIVSGGTQLLDNKMNVNFGAVLNPYAIDNAGHVMNVFNIDNGGSLFRLTSANVTLNYSFSNKGTKEEKNTQSQRNGGRNDDLFGTNTDLNDPRNSQFANEKDDDKDVISEFFSSKLPWDMTMAYSLTYSNAARENKITGNSIMISANMDITPKWKGGVSTGYDFVQKGVTFTQFRFERDLLSWRMAFNWTPIGPNSNWNFFIGIKSGMLSDIKWNKRSTSNR; this comes from the coding sequence TTGACATGTCAAAAAACAAGCCATAATTTTACAAAAATAGCATTTAAACCTTTGCATACAAACTTATTTAATATCGTTTTATTATCATTTTTCCTAACTTTAGGATGTGGTAATTTATATTCGCAAGAGATAAAAAACAAAAAGAAGTCTTTACCCACTGTAAAACAAACAGATAAACCTACAACTGTTGCTCCAGCCAAACCTGAAGCCGCTACAACAGACACTATAAAGCTGGATACGGTTAAAGCCAAAAAGAATTTTCTGGACGCTGTTACCAAATATAAAGCGAAAGATTACGCGAAATACGACAAAAAAGCAAAAACGCTTACCTTATATAATGAAGCCGAACTCTACTATAAAGATGTAGAACTAAAATCGGGAATCATTGTTTTAAACATGGAAAAGGAAGAAGTTTATGCTGGACGTATCCGAGATTCTGCAGGTGTTTTGATACAATATCCAAATTTCAAACAGGGAGCCAGCGAAGTTCAGCCGGATTCTATCCGATTTAACTTTAAAACCAAAAAAGCATTAATTTATAATTCGAGAACCGAACAGGGAGAATTTAAAATTAAAGCAGCGGTTACCAAAAAAGAAAACGACTCGGTTTACTTTTTGCGTGGTGCCCGTTTTACAACTGCCAAGGACATTGATAATCCTGAATACTACTTTCAAACCAATAAAGTAAAATTTATTCCGGGCAAAAAAGTAATCACCGGTTTAACCAATATGGTTATTGCCGATGTACCTACTCCTCTGGCATTGCCTTTTGCCTATTTCCCGATGAGTCAGGAAAAGAGTGTTTCGGGTATTATTCTACCAAGCTACAACGACTCTAATACAAGAGGATTCTCTTTACAGAATGGAGGTTACTATTTTGCGTTAAGCGACAATTACGACCTTACTGTTTTGGGTGACTACTACACCAATGGTAGTTACGCCATGCGTTTTGAATCGCAATACGCTACAAAGTACAAGTACAGAGGAAATCTTAATATCCGTTATGAAAATTTAATCAACAGCGAACGCGGTTACCCTGATTATTCTAAAGAAAAAATCTACAACATTCAGTGGTCCCATTCAAAAGATACGAAAGCAAATCCTAATTCTACCTTTTCTGCCTCTGTAAACATGGGTAGTAGTAAGTATTTCAAACGCTCTATCAATCAGGCGAACGCAGGATCAAATTTAAATAACACTTTAAATTCATCCATCTCATACAACAAAACATTCAATACGATCCCTCAGGCGCGTATCTCTTTAACGGCAACACACTCGCAAAATACTCAAACGGAAAAAATCGACATGACGTTACCAACTCTGCAAGCCAGTGTGGATCGTGTATACCCGTTTGTTGGAAAAGACGGCGTTAAAAAAGGTTTCATCAAGAACATCAATTTTCAATATAACCTAAGCGGTAAAAACAGTATTTCAACAACAGATTCATTGTTTTTCAAACCACAAATGTTTAGAGATGCTAAAATAGGAATGCAGCACAGTATTCCTATTAGTACCAATTTCAAGCTGTTTAAATACTTTAGTGCGGGAGCCTCTACCAATTATCAGGAAACCTGGGTAACTAAAACCATTGCCAGAAATTATGATGCGACTAAAGGACAAGCCGTAACATCTACTATAAATGGGTTTGATGCTTTCAGAACCTATAACTTTAGCACCAACTTAGGAACTACAATTTATGGTACTTTCAATTTTGGTGAAGACAAAAAAATTCAGTCTGTACGCCACGTCATGAGACCAAACATAACGTATTCTTATACGCCTAGTTTCAATCAGTATTATGACAATTATACCGTTGACGCAACCGGAAAAATTAATACGTACTCCAGATTTGATGAAGGTATTTTTGGCGCTCCGGGCAACAACAACTCCAATATCGTATCCTTTGCCTTAAGCAACACTTTTGAAGCCAAAGTAAGAGATCGCGACAGCACAAAGACGGAGCCTAAAAAGATCATGTTATTAAACAATTTAAACTTTAGTACGAGTTATAATTTTAATGCTGACGGAAAAGAAACTTTAGCGTGGCAGCCTGTAATTGTAAGCGGTGGAACACAGCTATTGGACAATAAAATGAATGTCAATTTTGGGGCTGTTTTAAACCCGTATGCAATTGACAATGCAGGACATGTTATGAATGTTTTCAACATTGACAATGGCGGAAGCTTGTTCCGATTAACCAGCGCCAATGTTACTTTAAACTATTCGTTTTCCAACAAGGGAACAAAGGAAGAAAAGAACACACAAAGCCAGCGAAATGGTGGTCGTAATGATGATTTATTCGGAACAAATACCGACTTAAACGATCCACGAAACAGCCAGTTTGCTAACGAGAAGGATGATGATAAAGATGTGATAAGCGAATTTTTCAGTTCAAAGCTTCCATGGGATATGACAATGGCCTACTCTCTAACCTACTCGAATGCCGCCAGAGAAAATAAAATTACCGGAAATTCCATCATGATATCCGCCAATATGGACATCACTCCTAAATGGAAAGGCGGAGTTTCTACGGGTTACGATTTTGTACAAAAAGGGGTTACTTTTACGCAGTTTCGTTTTGAAAGAGATTTATTAAGCTGGAGAATGGCATTTAACTGGACGCCAATTGGTCCAAACTCAAACTGGAATTTCTTTATTGGAATTAAATCCGGAATGTTGAGCGACATCAAATGGAACAAGCGTAGTACTTCAAATCGATAA
- a CDS encoding Rid family detoxifying hydrolase, translated as MKKIIFTEKAPAPIGPYNQAVLSGNTLYASGQIAINPASGELITDNINDETKQVMENIAAILEAADMTFENVVKATIFIMDMNNFGAINTVYGSYFNEKTAPARETVQVACLPKNVNVEISIIAVQ; from the coding sequence ATGAAAAAAATCATCTTTACTGAAAAAGCACCAGCGCCAATTGGTCCTTACAACCAGGCCGTATTATCAGGAAACACACTTTATGCATCAGGTCAGATTGCGATCAATCCGGCTTCTGGCGAACTTATTACGGACAACATCAATGATGAAACAAAACAAGTAATGGAGAATATTGCTGCAATTTTAGAAGCTGCTGATATGACTTTTGAAAATGTGGTTAAAGCAACTATCTTCATTATGGATATGAATAATTTTGGAGCAATAAACACGGTTTACGGTTCTTATTTTAACGAAAAAACAGCTCCTGCACGTGAAACTGTTCAGGTTGCCTGTTTACCAAAAAATGTAAATGTTGAGATTTCAATAATTGCAGTACAATAA
- a CDS encoding methylglyoxal synthase gives MEIAIIAHDGKKADMVQFLNKNKDLLLQENIKLIATGTTGSKAVNAGFKVKRMLSGPMGGDAQIAARVAEGKTKMVFFFKDPLASHAHEVDINMLIRVCDVHNVPLATNEASAQLLLNAIALQL, from the coding sequence ATGGAAATTGCTATTATAGCTCACGATGGAAAAAAGGCAGACATGGTTCAGTTTTTGAATAAAAACAAAGACTTGCTGCTTCAGGAAAACATTAAATTAATCGCAACGGGAACTACAGGAAGCAAAGCTGTTAATGCTGGTTTTAAGGTAAAAAGAATGCTTTCCGGACCAATGGGGGGTGATGCACAAATTGCTGCAAGAGTAGCCGAAGGGAAAACAAAAATGGTTTTCTTCTTTAAAGATCCTCTGGCAAGTCATGCTCATGAAGTTGATATTAATATGTTAATTCGTGTTTGTGATGTGCATAATGTACCTCTGGCAACAAATGAAGCTTCGGCGCAGCTGCTGTTAAATGCTATCGCTTTGCAATTATAG
- a CDS encoding N-acetylglucosamine kinase, whose protein sequence is MKLIVDSGSTKADWIAIDDNGKVLFTTQTLGLNPEILDGPEIIERLNDRFDILQNKKTATHLFFYGAGCGTDRMKTELSQIFQQYFENAIVEVQEDTYAAVYATTPKGEAAIVSILGTGSNCSFFDGKVLHQKVQSLGFIAMDDCSGNVFGKELIRKYYFNKMPKELAVEFEKEYNLDPDFIKNKLYKEPNPNAYLATFAKFLIKHKDTQFCRKIIFKGMKSFVKNYIKQFDNCKEVPVHFVGSIAFYLKEELQETFDKYELQLGNVLRRPIDGLIAYHVANQ, encoded by the coding sequence ATGAAATTAATAGTTGATAGTGGATCTACTAAAGCCGATTGGATTGCAATTGATGATAATGGAAAAGTATTATTCACCACACAAACTTTAGGATTAAATCCTGAAATTCTTGACGGTCCGGAAATAATCGAAAGATTAAACGATCGTTTTGATATTTTGCAAAATAAAAAAACCGCCACACATTTGTTCTTTTATGGAGCAGGTTGTGGGACAGACCGAATGAAAACAGAGCTTTCGCAAATATTTCAGCAGTATTTTGAGAATGCAATTGTCGAAGTTCAGGAAGATACTTATGCTGCGGTATATGCAACAACTCCAAAAGGAGAAGCTGCGATTGTAAGCATCCTTGGAACAGGTTCTAACTGTAGCTTTTTTGATGGAAAAGTATTGCATCAGAAAGTACAGTCGTTAGGGTTTATCGCCATGGACGATTGTAGTGGAAATGTTTTTGGAAAAGAATTAATCAGAAAGTACTATTTCAATAAAATGCCAAAAGAACTGGCTGTTGAATTTGAGAAAGAGTATAATTTAGATCCTGATTTTATCAAGAATAAATTGTACAAAGAACCAAATCCAAATGCTTATTTAGCGACCTTTGCAAAGTTCTTAATCAAACATAAAGACACGCAGTTTTGCAGAAAGATTATCTTCAAAGGCATGAAATCTTTCGTTAAAAATTACATCAAGCAATTTGATAATTGCAAAGAAGTTCCGGTTCATTTTGTAGGTTCTATCGCTTTTTATCTAAAAGAGGAATTACAGGAAACTTTTGATAAGTACGAACTTCAATTGGGTAATGTTTTAAGAAGGCCTATTGATGGATTAATTGCGTACCACGTTGCAAATCAATAA